Genomic DNA from Channa argus isolate prfri chromosome 10, Channa argus male v1.0, whole genome shotgun sequence:
ctgtagttgtctttctccttctctgtctcccttctctgtgtccctttctttatagtcttgactttattgttTAAAGTACCTTGAGATTTCTTTATTGTGCAGCAGCAGGTGGTGGTCAGAATTATTTGGATAGCTAAACACTATGGAAGGAGAAGGTGACTCTGGTATTAGATCTATTTTAGTTTAGCTGTGGAACATGTTTGTCTTACTAAGTGAGAAAAACATGACTACCCTGAGTATATATCATGTAGCTACAGGGTTGTGAAAAGTTCATAAGAGATTAATCTGGTTTTGTTTCACAGTACCGGAGTCTTCTCAGCTTCAGCTGCAGCCTGGTGTGCGCTGCGTCCAGGATGGATGGTCGACTTGAGCTTCTCCAGAACTGAACGACCCTCCTTCTTCTCTGACTGACTGGAGGTTAATGGCTTCACTAGATGAGGTCTGCAAAGTAAAGAGGTTAGCACTGGCATTTCAATACTGATACACTGGGTGGTTATGGCAAGTTAATCAGTTTGTTCATcagaatgaacacacacacacttcctgaaGGAGCTCAACATATCAAAGCAGGTCACAGGAACAGGGACATTAAAATAGATTCtactgtttgtttaaaaaaaacaataatgctgCTCTATCAATCaaatttcaaaaagaaattTGCTAAAATGTAGCTGCAGGGACTCACTGCAGtggttttatttacaacaacaaTAGCAAAGGGGTGTTTACAAAATGAAAGTGGAACAAAAACTacaattcaaattaaaactgcTTTGTGACAGCCAAAACTAAAGGGTTCCTGAGATAACGCTGCTTTTAACgcacaacatttttaaaatgcttttgttatTGCTAAATCTAAAAGGGAATAATTAAATGACCCAGCAATGATTTTTAGGTCTTTTGTGACTGTATGAAAGCAGTTATAGTCTAAAGAGGAAAATGTATCTTCTGTATGTGCCAAATATCATTTATGACTatgagatttatttttactttttcacataCCTAATATACGGGCGTGTCTTTAAATTCATTAGCAGGTGGATAAAATGGCAGCAAAACTAAGTTTAGGCAGACCAACGTGTCAGCAAAACAacagatttacagtaaacaaaaactgaaagatGAGATGAACAGAAATATGAATCAAAGCCAAAAAGAGTGCAGCAGTGATCATCCAACCACTTTGGATGAAACAGCAGGACttaaatgcatttcaaacaaGCCAGGCCAACAATGGATAAAGCAAACAGAGCCACATCATGAGAAATATCATTCACTGTATGTGTGGTGTAGTGTACTACAACCTGTAAACACCTATATACGTCATATCCTAGGGTTCTCACCTGCTCTCCTGATGGGGCAGGTTGTTAGCTGGCTGTCTCCCCCCAGGCAAAAGTGAGTGCCGTGCATCGACCAGCGGCTGgtcagaggtggaggtggtggagtaggaggaggaagaggtgtAGGGGGCCACAGCCAGAGTAGTGCTGCCTCCAGCACTAGGGCCCATGCTTGAGGGATGTATGGAGGTACAACAgagaggggtggggtgggtgatAGCCTGTGCATCTGCTGACAGAGGGAGTGCGGAGGGGATGGAGGAAGACGAGGACGAGGGCTCGGGCTCATGCAAAGATTGCCCAATCTTTAATGGGGTTCTCGGGTTTGGTGCTACTTTTGCATGGAGGTCTTCAAAACTGATATTGGACAGTTTTCcagtttcacagttttctttaaaaagtctCGTCTTGTCTTGTGAAGATACCTGTGATGTTGGGTTAGACTCGTTGTGATGTGGATGGTTACTTTTGGCGTGTTCATCCAAGGTCAGTAAGGAAGAATGAGCTGATTTAGTGGGCTGATATGACAATGGTCCTTCTCTGACCTCTGAAATGTTCTGAACGAGCGACAACAGCTGTTCAAACTCTTTGTCTCCACTGGCGTTGCGTAGGCTGTTTGGGCTGCTGCTCTGTTGATACAGGCCTTTGGGTCTAAAACGTGCACTAACCACACCAGATAATGACTCCGTCTGGTTAAGCGTAGTAAACTTAGCTTGCCTGTTGCCATTATTATCCAAGTCTAGCTGTGTATTCTTGAAGGCATCATCACTGCTTGTTTTATCATCGCTAGATTCACTTTCAAAATGGACTGAATCAGAGTTTTGGTTTTGTGAGGACAAAGCAGTGATCTCTCTGCTGCTCACATTGCAGTGATCATCTGGTGCCACATTGTTTAGCTCACGTGGACAATCCTGGCACACTGGGGAGACTTTACACAGTTTATTAGATGATGAGTTTATTTCAAATGACGAGTTCAGCTCAGGTATGTAGGTGTCCTTTAAAGTGAACAAATTCAGAGGTGCAGCCACTTCGTGGTAAATGGCTATGTGCGAATCTTCTGGCAGTGGTGGAAACGTTCTACCCAAACTGTTGATGCTTTTCAGGGTATCTGCTATGTCTGATTGGGAGGAACAATCAGAATCAATAAAACTAAAGTCTGAATTATTCACATTCATGTTGAGATCTCCTGAAGTTAGAGAGAAAGACACATTATTGTTGATGCATGTGGTTTCGGGTGGATCAGACGGCTCTGTTGGAGTGGCTGTAATATTTGTTACCGTGGTTTCGTCTGGGTTAGGAGAAGTAGTGGCTGACATGTTCAGGAGATGTGTAACAGATATCTCACCATCAAGAAGCATTTTATGTCCTGAATCCTTGAATGTTGTGTTATTTCCTGAAGTTTTCTCAGCGTTTAATGATAAATTAGGATTTTTAACTTTGGGCTGGCCGTAAGTTCCTCTACACATGCGCCCATACAAGTCTTGCTCAAACAACATCCCTCCCCAGCAGTCGTTGTCATTTTCCAAAGGCTCATATTTGAACTTTTTGAGCTTTTCTTCACACATGAATCCTGGTGACGTAATGTTGGTGCACGGCTGGGAGTGGACACTGATTGAGTCTGAGGTCTCCGTGCTCGTGTGAGGATCTGGAGAGACGCCGTTTCGTTTGcattctccttctcttccacGCTGTAACGAGGCCACACCAGTCTGTGAGAGCAGGTAGGCTTCTTTATGCACAGCTAGCTCCTgacctctgtgcagccagccaTCAGAGGAAATCTCATTCACCGGAGTTCTCAAAAGTCTCCTCGGTGGCAACGGTGGGGGCTCCTCTTCACAGGTTTGCAGCTCTTGTGTGTGATTGTAGGTATTAACTGGACCATAACTGTGTCTGTGGGATGAAGTTGGGCTGGTTCTCTGTTTCTGAGGATGAATCCCTTTAGGTGAGTTAAGCCTGCTGGAGGCAAAGGCATCAAACGAGTCATCCCATTCCCCTGCACTTTCTGACATGGAGCGAGGTGCTGAGTGGTTAGGGGAGTTATGTGTGGCTGCTGCAAATGTAGGGAGAGATACCTGTCTAGCTACAGGTCTGGGGCGCTCTCGCTTTATGGAAGCCATATTTGTAGCAAATGCATCATGAACGGGGCTGGGGGTGCCCGGCTGTGATGGGACAGTGGTGTAATGAAAGGGGGATGAGTCAGAAGAAGAGCAAGGCACAAAAGGAGGAGACCTCTGTGACTCTTCAGCTATGAGCTCCTCAAAGAAAGGGTTGCGTTGCATATGTGGGAGGAAAGGGTTGGATTGGGAGAGGGGGGttgaggagggagaggaagaagggGTGAAGCTAATGCTGTGGTCATCAGGTGACACATGACCAGAGGGGGAGGCAGAGGAGCACTGAGTGGGTACGGGGGAGCGAGTAGGGACGGGAGGGGGTACATCTGAGCTGCTTTCTACCTTAGGAGAAACTTTCAGCCTGTGGAGGAAAATAGGGCACAATAGTAAATGATGTGCCAGGTGACCAGATGGGGAACATCGTTCttacacaaacaggaaaacaaccTCAACACTAGCTGATAGTCCACAATGTGGGACATGTTTGCTCAACTAATGTCACTAAACATCACAAGATATAAAACTGGCAAACAGAAAGTATTATGGaaacaataacacaaattaaatcaaaaagaGCAAAGCACATTTGCAAAATAATCAAGcgaaaataaataatgctttGAAGCCATTCAACACCATGTTCTGCTGGGTGAGCTCAGATCACAATGGAATGATTTTCTCACTTGCTTTTGTTGGTGCACTTTTCTAAACCACAATGACGGTGCATCTTTGACcgagaaacacagacacacgctGCTGAAGAAAATGGTAATGCTGGACTGCTTTTAGCAGGGGAAATGGTATGACATGACGATATAGTGAGGTCGCAAAATGGACAAAACCATGAACTACAGTAAaccaatttatttttcaaatgagtAGGAGGCAGAGAAAACGGCGAAGTCAGGATTCCCCTGTGCCTGATGTCGTACCTGCTCAAAAAGTCCGTTCAGAGATCCGATATATTAACCTTTTAAGTGACCTGCACTCACCTTGGCTTGATCTGGGCGTCACCAGAGCCAAACCAGCCTCGGAGCCTCCCCTCAGAAGTCGCAGCAGCCTGGCTCAGGTCTGACTTAGCTGGGAGAGAATCACTCCTCCCTCCGGAGAACAAAGTCTTTCTCAGCTTCCTCCCTTTTTCAGGTGAAGCACCAGCGGAGGAAATGATTGCCGTGCCTGGCTGCATGGGGCGATCCCCCACCTGAGTCTGCTGGGTCGGAGAAGATGATGCTTGAGCTTCcatctcttcctccttttcctctttcttcgTCTTGTCAAAGGACCAGCGCCGGCCATCAGTAAATAAACTTTTGTCCTCGCTCTTCTTTGTGAGGTTCTGCAGGGAACGAGAGAGCGGCGAGCATTTCTCCAGCAGGACCAGCTTGGACTGGAGGGCTCCTGAGCTCTTTGGAGTTGATGGCTCTGAGTCATAGACGTGGCTTCCATTTATACACAAGGAAGACTTGGACTGAGTCATTGTTTGACCCTTAAGAGACTCTGCAGGCAGGTTTGATCGAGGGAAGGATGTAGTGACCTTACTGGCTTCATCGCTAAAGGCTCGTTTATGTGTGAGTACCTTTGTGGTGTGCTGACTGGTGAGCACTGTTGGAAAGAAGgaagaacacattttttaaaaattgaaagtTCCAATTTTACATCTATTTAATTTGAACACAAATCTGATAACTGTATCAAATCTGTGTGCAGAAGCAGAAATTACTatcactttttaactttttacattaAAGCCTTAACAATATTGATTACACCAGAAAAATACCATTAGTGTGATAATGGATTTTTAGagcttttaaaagcaaacagctTCTTACGTGGCTAAAACGGGCCTGATCAAAGTGGTAGGACGGAAGTACAACAGACCCCAAAGAGCTGAGCCAGGGGTCTGTGAGTTCAACACTGACATCTACTCACATCACATTTATTGCTGTATCCACTGTTAAGATGAAATATTCATTTGTGTGCCCTTTTTGCCTGTATTGATACATCACTGTTGTTATAATTGGTGGAAactttttgcttattttatttcGATTTTAGATCAGTGTCAGCTGTGAATATAGTTTCGCTCTCATATGCTGTAATGTTGTTTCGAAACTGCTTCCATTAAAAGAACCTCTATAACTGGTCACCCACATACTATTATTAAACTATTATCTAATTTTTTTCAACTCTGCAGCCCTGGGATCAGTATCAGCCTCAAAATCCAGAACTGTGTCTAACCTATAGTGAGTATAATGGCATAGAAGCTTAACCTTAAACTACACGTGCAGCTATAAAACACTGCTTATTTCATGCCTTTAAACATCATTTCAGAGCTCACCTTTTTTAGCTAAGTCTGTCTCTCCATAGAGATTATCCACTCTCACTTTGCTAGTGTAGATGGGGGAGCTGGGGGGGTCTGACATCAGATCCAGACTAGGTGGAGGGCCAGGGTTATCACTGGCCATAGAGGACATGCTACTCTCTGAAGCCAGCGACGAGCACGACCTGGTGTCAGATGACTTGCGCAACCTTCCTCTGAAGAAATCTTTCATCTTGCTCTTCTTGTCTTCCGCCATCTCCACGTCTCGTGACTCCACcgcttcaacgccctcctctcCGAACGGCTGCCCCAGGGATCCTGACAGGGCGGCATAGCGGCCTGGCACAATGGCTGAGGAAGACTCCAGGTCCCCCCTCTTCCTCCCCGTGACACGATCCTTGAGTTTGCCAAAAGCAGAGCGAGGCTTGTCCTTAATGGTGAGGTCGAACATACTCGCTGTCATGTTGTTGCGAGTGAACTGTACTGTCACCTGAAGTTCACCACgttccttctcttttcttccagCTTTAGAGTTCAGCTTGAACCATCTGGAAGAGTTAAAGAGTAGAGACAAGATGATATCGCTGCCTATAATAAATACACTACTTTAGCCAGATGTGAcaagtacagagatattttagGTTAAAAACAGTGGTTACATGGGTAATGTGGCCATTCATCGGaacaaacaactaaaaacacTGATTTCCTTTTGGAGATGCCTTCTACACATTACATAATATGGACATGCTGCCAGAGGATTGGACTGGAAatcttaaactttttttacaAGCCTCCAAGCAGGAAATCACAACCCCAAATTCTTCAGGGTCCACCCACCTACGCCCAGTGTTTAGGCACTGAATAGGATATGGACAGTATGAAGAGTCAGCCAATACATGGCTGCCTCCTGAATCCTTTGAGTGGACCATAGAAAGTGATCTAGACCCGAAGCTAACAGCAGGAATTCAGAGAGCTACAGTGAGCGTAGAGCGAGAGGAGAGAAGGCGGAGAAGCCACAATGAAAGCCAGATGTGTTGTATTGCTTTCTGCTCTGCGGTGTCGATGTGGAAATGTTTCGAATATCACTGGCGAGTCCTGTTACATCACCTGTGGCACGACAAGAGTCAGAGCCAGAAGGTCAAGATGCACAGTAAAAGCCTTCTAGAAGATTCAGTGCGCTACATGAACTTGGATTGACGTGTTAGAACTTTTAGGTTTGGTGACTCTATGGTGCGTTTGAACTTTTGATTGAATTAGTTTAAACTCTGTCATCACTAAAACGATATCAAACTCCAAACAAACACTTCTTTCTCTGGACTTCAGACTGTTATTACTTCTCCATTCAGCTGAGCCAGTAAAAAGCTTCTCTGAGGGTCAGAGAAAGCCTCTACTGTGTAATAATGTTTCACTGCGGGATTTATATCCAAAACGACTAAAGAGACATTTGGTGAAGTGGTTCtagatttactgtaaattattcTCAGTGATGTCATAAATTGATGATTTCACCATTGAATGACATGGTTTGTGTGAGTAAATGTCTTATGTGGAGGATAAACCACACAGTAAAGCCTGAACTACACATTTTCAGTCAGTGCTCAACTACAGTACAGCGAGTATCAACAGTGGGTTCGTATAcatgtctgtgcccaggggcccattGGCTCATAATCCGTCCATGCTACGGTAtaacatttattcatgttttagttGAGTCAGTAC
This window encodes:
- the rab11fip5b gene encoding rab11 family-interacting protein 1; this encodes MMSLIDLDDDQRWVPTHVNVTVLRARGLRTKGKHGSRYLYTIIQVGKEKYTTGLVEKAEVPEWDEECCFELLPGILEDGGRSAYPPGSADLVLTVMHRVLIGLDMFLGQTIIPLDKIFQHGTCPRDEWFKLNSKAGRKEKERGELQVTVQFTRNNMTASMFDLTIKDKPRSAFGKLKDRVTGRKRGDLESSSAIVPGRYAALSGSLGQPFGEEGVEAVESRDVEMAEDKKSKMKDFFRGRLRKSSDTRSCSSLASESSMSSMASDNPGPPPSLDLMSDPPSSPIYTSKVRVDNLYGETDLAKKVLTSQHTTKVLTHKRAFSDEASKVTTSFPRSNLPAESLKGQTMTQSKSSLCINGSHVYDSEPSTPKSSGALQSKLVLLEKCSPLSRSLQNLTKKSEDKSLFTDGRRWSFDKTKKEEKEEEMEAQASSSPTQQTQVGDRPMQPGTAIISSAGASPEKGRKLRKTLFSGGRSDSLPAKSDLSQAAATSEGRLRGWFGSGDAQIKPRLKVSPKVESSSDVPPPVPTRSPVPTQCSSASPSGHVSPDDHSISFTPSSSPSSTPLSQSNPFLPHMQRNPFFEELIAEESQRSPPFVPCSSSDSSPFHYTTVPSQPGTPSPVHDAFATNMASIKRERPRPVARQVSLPTFAAATHNSPNHSAPRSMSESAGEWDDSFDAFASSRLNSPKGIHPQKQRTSPTSSHRHSYGPVNTYNHTQELQTCEEEPPPLPPRRLLRTPVNEISSDGWLHRGQELAVHKEAYLLSQTGVASLQRGREGECKRNGVSPDPHTSTETSDSISVHSQPCTNITSPGFMCEEKLKKFKYEPLENDNDCWGGMLFEQDLYGRMCRGTYGQPKVKNPNLSLNAEKTSGNNTTFKDSGHKMLLDGEISVTHLLNMSATTSPNPDETTVTNITATPTEPSDPPETTCINNNVSFSLTSGDLNMNVNNSDFSFIDSDCSSQSDIADTLKSINSLGRTFPPLPEDSHIAIYHEVAAPLNLFTLKDTYIPELNSSFEINSSSNKLCKVSPVCQDCPRELNNVAPDDHCNVSSREITALSSQNQNSDSVHFESESSDDKTSSDDAFKNTQLDLDNNGNRQAKFTTLNQTESLSGVVSARFRPKGLYQQSSSPNSLRNASGDKEFEQLLSLVQNISEVREGPLSYQPTKSAHSSLLTLDEHAKSNHPHHNESNPTSQVSSQDKTRLFKENCETGKLSNISFEDLHAKVAPNPRTPLKIGQSLHEPEPSSSSSSIPSALPLSADAQAITHPTPLCCTSIHPSSMGPSAGGSTTLAVAPYTSSSSYSTTSTSDQPLVDARHSLLPGGRQPANNLPHQESRPHLVKPLTSSQSEKKEGRSVLEKLKSTIHPGRSAHQAAAEAEKTPEATVDNLAQYQHLTNMELISLLLQQEMDIQKQQAASDWQGAQLEKCEAELKKVKSQVRDLEDYIDNLLLRIMEQTPTLLQVRSRHK